A genomic region of Rhipicephalus sanguineus isolate Rsan-2018 chromosome 1, BIME_Rsan_1.4, whole genome shotgun sequence contains the following coding sequences:
- the LOC119380968 gene encoding vacuolar protein sorting-associated protein 4A, with protein sequence MTSQPASAATDVKIAVDLSKQAADEEAKKQFANAYRIYRKTVEAYLNATLAVRTMCAPYIERVLRLKDHARDIDQDVLCAGMPEMSCIHQLSLLGLLLPPWCLTAVTVSAKRRICYTNDIVGIDSVKNKLAQILMNPKARGASVILLYGPHGSGKSFIVRAIASKYPDKPVFIVNIEALMAATFQHEGIKLASSIIKNFRKHDCAILVLEDLDRLYSHRAEGIGREIDAMRKEILAYMQEVKEKREFREVIIATARKPWRLEKSMLETFQTKIWLPPPSFNERVAIITRELGKVRCPSFSESDVHDLASRTEHYSCYQVMSILRLALARNFENLESIRLKEDAERVDHVTKDDILVVSEILPPDMSEDDMVKYREFTSASTAVPMRGSSAVSVTNLQAGVHSSSTVLPSSAAGAAESSRVSTVIDGRVSAAISSASKAATDIRVDNSARNSVPGHTDTAPEFSRYQGKDQMSVHEIHARRHKR encoded by the coding sequence ATGACCTCTCAACCAGCGTCGGCAGCGACGGACGTCAAGATCGCGGTGGACCTCTCCAAGCAGGCTGCCGATGAAGAAGCCAAGAAACAGTTCGCAAATGCGTACCGGATCTACCGAAAGACGGTGGAAGCCTACCTAAATGCTACTCTTGCGGTGCGAACCATGTGCGCTCCGTACATTGAGAGGGTCCTGCGACTGAAAGACCACGCGCGAGACATTGACCAAGATGTGCTGTGCGCGGGCATGCCCGAAATGAGTTGCATTCACCAGCTGTCTCTGCTGGGCTTGCTTCTGCCCCCCTGGTGTCTCACGGCAGTGACGGTGAGTGCCAAGAGGAGGATCTGCTACACGAACGACATCGTAGGCATTGACTCAGTGAAGAACAAGCTCGCCCAGATTCTCATGAATCCCAAGGCAAGAGGAGCATCCGTCATACTCCTCTACGGACCCCACGGCAGCGGCAAAAGTTTTATTGTCCGGGCAATTGCGTCCAAGTATCCGGACAAGCCAGTCTTCATCGTCAACATCGAAGCATTAATGGCCGCCACGTTTCAGCACGAGGGTATCAAGTTAGCTAGCTCAATTATAAAGAATTTTAGGAAACACGATTGTGCCATATTGGTGCTAGAGGACCTTGATCGCCTCTATTCGCACAGGGCAGAAGGAATAGGACGAGAGATTGATGCCATGAGAAAAGAAATATTAGCCTACATGCAGGAAGTGAAGGAAAAGAGAGAATTTCGTGAGGTAATCATCGCCACTGCGAGAAAGCCGTGGCGCTTGGAAAAGAGCATGCTGGAGACATTTCAGACAAAAATATGGCTCCCTCCGCCGTCGTTTAATGAGCGTGTTGCGATCATCACGCGCGAGTTGGGAAAAGTAAGGTGTCCTTCATTCTCAGAAAGCGATGTCCATGATCTGGCATCGCGAACCGAGCACTACTCGTGCTACCAAGTTATGAGCATTCTGCGATTGGCTCTGGCTCGAAATTTCGAAAACCTGGAGTCTATCAGGCTTAAGGAAGATGCTGAGAGAGTCGACCACGTAACGAAGGACGACATCCTGGTTGTTTCCGAAATACTTCCTCCCGACATGAGCGAAGACGACATGGTGAAGTATCGCGAGTTCACGTCTGCCTCCACCGCGGTCCCTATGCGAGGCTCGTCGGCTGTGTCCGTGACCAATTTGCAAGCGGGCGTTCATTCTTCAAGCACTGTGCTCCCGAGTTCAGCTGCGGGGGCTGCGGAGAGCAGCCGCGTAAGCACCGTTATCGACGGCCGCGTTAGCGCTGCCATAAGCAGCGCTTCCAAAGCTGCTACAGACATTCGCGTTGACAACAGTGCCAGGAACTCAGTACCTGGCCACACCGACACGGCCCCTGAATTTTCCAGGTATCAAGGAAAGGATCAGATGTCTGTTCACGAGATCCATGCGCGGCGTCACAAGCGTTAG